A portion of the Acidisarcina polymorpha genome contains these proteins:
- a CDS encoding TonB-dependent receptor encodes MRSCRIACATLFLLLGCRLQLRAQLTSAMISGQITDTTKSVISGAEIVAVDVATGATYKVTSSADGSYVFTNLAPDTYRLTVTMAGFQSNTQENLILGVGQHVTADVALRVGSMEQNVVVQASAAAVNLQSPTVSTVIDNKMTQQLPLNGRNVLQLAQLAPESGVTSPGPYNQAASRPDLANAYVGVSGGRGDSTAFYLDGALNEDVLTQIANVFPNPDAIQEFSLDTSTFSAKFAGLGGGVMNVVTRGGGNQFHGTAFEFLRNSVLNGRNYFAPAQDGLKRNQFGGTIGGPIRKDKAFAFFSYQRTTVRQNPINSTTVLTQDQRDGDFSGSAKQLVNPTTGVPYAGNQISPSTFDPIAQGLLALLPVGAPGTGLVFYTSRLEQNSNQFVTRIDVAPTDKLHLYASYLYDKLDEPNTAVAGNILTAGTSSGSGPVANWLSQFAVLNTTYNFSPRLTSALVGSMSRRTNLASSAPGFPGWSELGAQIPNLVAPGHTALSLGITNYFSLSWTGVYRIPATEGGISNQWTWVRGNHTFEFGGDILWSKVIKAQDYEGNGAYTFSNSLSGDNALDFLLGAPSQFIQQASFYVVPTRMLPAAYRSRYVAREPAARAYPWSAVEPVRSGL; translated from the coding sequence ATGCGTTCTTGCCGAATCGCCTGCGCGACGCTCTTTCTTCTTCTCGGATGTCGACTGCAGCTCCGCGCGCAGTTGACCTCAGCCATGATTAGCGGACAAATCACGGACACCACGAAATCTGTCATTTCAGGGGCTGAGATTGTGGCCGTCGACGTGGCGACGGGCGCGACCTACAAGGTGACTTCATCTGCCGACGGAAGTTACGTGTTCACCAATCTCGCGCCTGACACTTACCGCTTGACCGTCACCATGGCGGGCTTCCAAAGTAATACGCAGGAGAACCTGATCCTCGGCGTAGGGCAACATGTAACCGCCGATGTCGCGCTTAGAGTGGGATCGATGGAGCAGAATGTCGTGGTGCAGGCTTCCGCGGCCGCGGTCAACCTTCAATCGCCAACTGTCTCCACGGTGATCGACAACAAGATGACGCAGCAGCTGCCGCTGAACGGGAGAAATGTGCTGCAGCTTGCCCAGCTTGCTCCCGAGTCGGGCGTCACCTCACCAGGGCCGTATAACCAGGCTGCTTCGCGTCCCGATCTTGCAAATGCCTACGTCGGCGTGAGCGGCGGCCGTGGCGATTCCACGGCGTTTTATCTGGACGGGGCGCTGAATGAAGACGTGCTCACGCAGATTGCGAACGTGTTTCCCAATCCAGACGCAATCCAGGAATTCAGCCTGGATACGAGCACGTTCAGCGCCAAGTTTGCCGGTCTGGGAGGTGGCGTGATGAACGTGGTGACCCGCGGAGGCGGGAATCAATTCCACGGCACGGCGTTCGAATTTCTGCGCAATAGTGTGCTGAACGGAAGGAATTACTTTGCCCCGGCGCAGGACGGCCTGAAGCGTAACCAATTTGGCGGAACTATCGGTGGTCCGATCCGCAAGGACAAGGCATTTGCGTTTTTTTCGTACCAGCGAACGACGGTCCGGCAGAACCCTATCAATTCGACGACCGTTCTGACCCAGGACCAGCGCGACGGCGACTTCTCAGGGAGCGCGAAGCAGCTGGTAAATCCCACGACCGGCGTTCCCTATGCCGGGAACCAGATCTCGCCGTCGACCTTCGATCCGATCGCACAGGGGCTGCTTGCCCTGCTGCCTGTGGGGGCCCCCGGCACGGGCCTGGTGTTTTATACATCGCGTCTGGAACAGAACAGTAATCAGTTTGTGACTCGCATCGATGTTGCGCCGACCGACAAGCTGCATCTGTATGCGAGCTATCTCTACGACAAGCTCGACGAGCCGAATACAGCCGTTGCCGGAAACATTCTTACCGCGGGGACTTCTTCAGGTTCGGGGCCGGTGGCGAATTGGCTGAGCCAGTTCGCGGTTCTCAATACGACTTATAACTTTAGCCCCAGACTTACCAGCGCGTTGGTCGGCTCAATGAGCCGGCGTACCAACCTTGCCTCATCCGCGCCGGGATTTCCGGGATGGAGTGAGCTGGGGGCGCAGATTCCGAACCTGGTGGCCCCTGGGCATACGGCGTTGAGCCTAGGGATTACTAATTATTTCTCCCTTTCCTGGACCGGCGTTTATCGCATTCCTGCTACCGAAGGCGGTATCTCGAACCAGTGGACGTGGGTGCGCGGCAACCATACCTTCGAGTTTGGCGGTGACATTCTCTGGAGCAAGGTCATTAAAGCGCAGGACTATGAGGGGAATGGCGCCTACACCTTCAGCAACTCCCTTTCCGGCGACAATGCACTCGATTTCCTACTTGGAGCACCTTCGCAATTCATCCAGCAGGCGTCTTTCTATGTCGTGCCGACGCGCATGCTTCCTGCTGCCTATCGCAGTCGATACGTGGCGCGCGAACCAGCGGCTCGTGCTTACCCTTGGAGTGCGGTGGAACCCGTTCGTTCCGGTCTTTGA
- a CDS encoding D-tagatose-bisphosphate aldolase, class II, non-catalytic subunit, translating to MSTELRQLLAERKKPHKWRGIYSVCSAHPYVLRAAMKLAKTKGSPLLIEATSNQVNQFGGYTGMQPTGFVDFVHRLAGQEDFPQGKLILGGDHLGPNPWASQPTAEAMDQAEVMVSAYAAAGFTKIHLDASMPCAGDLTPLPDAVIARRAARLCLAAEKAAGGREPLYIIGTEVPTPGGALEDLGHLKVTTREAALQTLQVHRQIFAESGLEHVWPRVVGMVVQPGVEFNHDSVVFYDPKKAAPLVEWLSDQVGHMVFEAHSTDYQTPAAYENLVRDGFAILKVGPALTFAMREALFALAAIEAELHPSAITLYLPDIVEKAMLRSPGAWQSHYLGSEDEVRLLRRFSYSDRLRYYWADPAIEQAVEALMARLVEQTLPETLISAYLPEQYRRLRLNLFSVTPEALVLDRIVQVLEPYAAACAPVA from the coding sequence ATGTCAACAGAACTTCGGCAACTGCTGGCTGAGAGAAAGAAGCCACACAAATGGCGAGGAATCTACTCCGTCTGCTCAGCCCACCCATATGTTCTTCGAGCGGCGATGAAGCTGGCCAAAACGAAAGGCAGCCCACTTCTGATTGAGGCTACTTCGAATCAGGTGAACCAGTTCGGCGGATACACGGGGATGCAACCCACCGGCTTCGTAGATTTTGTTCACCGGCTCGCCGGCCAGGAGGATTTTCCGCAGGGCAAGCTCATCCTAGGCGGAGACCATCTCGGGCCAAATCCCTGGGCAAGTCAGCCGACTGCCGAGGCGATGGACCAGGCAGAGGTCATGGTCTCCGCCTATGCCGCGGCCGGCTTCACCAAGATACATCTCGACGCGAGTATGCCGTGTGCGGGGGATTTGACGCCACTGCCCGACGCCGTTATTGCCCGGCGCGCGGCCCGCCTTTGCCTCGCCGCCGAAAAAGCAGCTGGCGGCCGAGAACCCCTCTACATCATTGGTACAGAAGTCCCCACGCCCGGTGGCGCGCTGGAAGACCTCGGGCACCTGAAGGTCACCACGCGCGAAGCGGCGTTGCAGACCTTGCAAGTTCACCGTCAGATCTTTGCTGAAAGCGGGCTTGAGCATGTATGGCCACGAGTTGTAGGAATGGTGGTCCAGCCGGGCGTCGAGTTCAACCACGACTCGGTGGTCTTCTACGATCCCAAAAAGGCGGCGCCTCTCGTCGAGTGGCTAAGCGATCAGGTAGGGCACATGGTCTTCGAAGCCCATTCCACCGATTATCAGACTCCGGCAGCGTACGAAAATCTCGTCCGAGATGGCTTTGCAATCCTCAAAGTTGGTCCTGCGCTGACTTTCGCCATGCGCGAGGCTCTGTTTGCCCTGGCGGCGATTGAAGCGGAACTGCACCCTTCCGCGATCACCTTATATCTTCCCGATATTGTCGAGAAAGCGATGCTTCGCAGTCCTGGAGCATGGCAAAGTCATTACCTGGGTTCAGAGGACGAAGTGCGCCTCCTGCGGCGCTTCAGTTACAGCGACCGTCTTCGCTATTACTGGGCTGACCCCGCCATCGAACAGGCGGTGGAAGCGCTGATGGCAAGGCTCGTGGAGCAAACTCTTCCTGAAACCTTGATCAGTGCCTATCTTCCGGAACAGTATCGGCGTCTCCGCCTCAATCTCTTCTCCGTCACACCGGAAGCTCTTGTTCTGGACCGTATTGTTCAAGTCCTCGAACCCTACGCAGCTGCCTGCGCTCCGGTGGCGTGA
- a CDS encoding PKD domain-containing protein, which translates to MSYSWDFGDGTSVEGQHAVHTYTRPGNYEVTLTAVGLEKSTATARSSISIAGQMPTRFHPETQRRLPVERK; encoded by the coding sequence GTGTCCTATAGCTGGGATTTTGGCGATGGAACTTCCGTTGAAGGTCAGCACGCAGTCCATACCTACACCAGGCCAGGCAACTATGAGGTAACTCTGACCGCTGTCGGTCTTGAGAAATCAACCGCGACCGCTCGTTCATCCATCTCCATTGCTGGTCAGATGCCGACACGCTTCCATCCCGAGACGCAGCGCAGGCTGCCAGTCGAGAGGAAGTAG
- a CDS encoding Gfo/Idh/MocA family protein, protein MTQAIQDVTSAISRRGFIRLGTMSAVSVGLASSTNSIEAQDNQTAQSTMIDVPFNRVDPKIGIIGVGGRGTSLLTNLLAADAHVTAICDVVQEKAVHAQALVTKTGQKPPTVYTDGDHAFEKLVSRDDLDLVIIATPWKWHVEMAVAAMEHGKHAAVEVPAAGTIEDCWKLVDTSERTRKHCMMLENCCYGYNETLVLRMIRQGLFGDLLYGSGAYIHDLREELFSDHGEGLWRRTVHTERQGNLYPTHGLGPVANYMGIQRGDRFDYLVSMSTPQRGLDVYRKAHVPPSDPRWSEHYVTGDMNTSLIKTANGLTITVMHDVSNPHPYDRVNTIAGTKGVFADYPPRVYFDGQAGGEQWGGIDAYKEYQHPLWTKEGEIAKKLGGHGGMDYILLYRLLQCMREGLVPDMDVYDAAAWSAPSPLSLSSVQNGSAPQKFPDFTRGNWQKRSASQIATQS, encoded by the coding sequence ATGACTCAGGCGATACAAGATGTTACAAGCGCCATCTCGCGGCGCGGATTTATTCGGTTGGGCACCATGAGCGCAGTGAGCGTGGGGCTTGCATCTTCCACCAATAGTATCGAGGCGCAGGATAATCAGACGGCGCAGTCGACCATGATCGACGTACCCTTCAACCGTGTCGATCCAAAAATCGGAATTATTGGCGTCGGTGGCCGGGGCACAAGCCTGCTCACGAATCTGTTAGCTGCCGATGCACATGTAACGGCAATCTGCGATGTGGTGCAGGAAAAGGCCGTGCATGCACAAGCACTGGTAACGAAGACCGGTCAGAAACCGCCGACAGTCTACACCGACGGCGATCATGCCTTCGAGAAGCTGGTCAGCCGGGACGATCTTGACTTGGTAATCATCGCAACCCCCTGGAAATGGCACGTAGAGATGGCCGTGGCCGCGATGGAACACGGCAAACACGCTGCCGTGGAGGTGCCAGCCGCCGGCACGATCGAAGACTGCTGGAAGCTGGTGGATACCTCGGAACGGACGCGCAAGCACTGCATGATGCTGGAGAACTGCTGTTACGGCTACAACGAGACTCTGGTGCTGCGTATGATCCGACAGGGATTGTTCGGCGATCTACTTTATGGATCGGGCGCTTATATCCATGATCTGCGGGAAGAGCTTTTTTCCGATCACGGCGAGGGTCTCTGGCGGCGCACGGTGCATACGGAGCGGCAGGGAAATCTTTATCCGACTCACGGATTGGGCCCGGTGGCCAATTACATGGGCATTCAACGAGGCGATCGCTTTGACTATCTCGTCTCGATGAGCACGCCGCAGCGCGGCCTCGACGTGTACCGCAAAGCGCATGTGCCGCCCTCGGACCCTCGCTGGAGTGAGCACTATGTAACCGGCGACATGAATACTTCACTGATCAAGACCGCAAACGGCCTGACGATCACCGTGATGCATGATGTCTCGAATCCCCATCCTTACGATCGAGTGAACACCATCGCAGGGACCAAAGGCGTCTTCGCGGACTATCCACCACGCGTGTATTTTGACGGGCAAGCTGGCGGAGAGCAGTGGGGAGGCATTGATGCATATAAGGAGTATCAGCATCCGCTGTGGACCAAAGAGGGCGAGATCGCCAAGAAGCTGGGCGGCCACGGTGGCATGGATTACATCCTGCTCTACCGACTCTTGCAATGCATGCGTGAGGGCCTGGTTCCGGATATGGACGTGTACGACGCAGCCGCCTGGTCGGCCCCGTCGCCGCTGAGCCTCTCGTCAGTCCAAAACGGAAGCGCCCCACAGAAATTTCCTGATTTCACTCGCGGCAACTGGCAAAAGCGTTCAGCCTCGCAGATCGCGACCCAATCGTAA